TTCAAGCGCGTGCACGACAAGGCGGACGTGGGTCTGCAAGACGCAATGGACCTCGCCTATCTGACCGGGCAAAGGGTGACCGACACCCGGCTGATGGACGAGCGCGATGTGCGTGACGGTCAGATATGGGTACTGCAAGGCAAGACAAAGGCAAAACGTCGGATTGAAATAACAGGCGAGCTGAAGGTTTTGATTGATCGAATCATGTCCCGGAAATCAGAACACAAGGTCCGCTCGACGCGGTTGATCGTTACAGATGATGGCACACCGATGACGGTGGCGATGTTGCGCAGGAGGTTTGACTTGGCAAGGGAAGCAGCCGGCGTGCCGAAAGCGGAGTTTCAGATGCGCGACTTGCGCGCCAAGGCAGGCACAGACAAGGCTGAATCCAGCGGTGACATCTTGCAAGCCAGAGATCAACTTGGGCATACGACCGTGGTGATGACCGAGCAGTACATCCGCAATCGAAAGGGCAAAAAGGTCATGCCTACCAAGTGAATTGCGGACCAGGCCCAGAATTGCGGACCGGAAAGATACAGGCATTTACACTGGCTTTAGCCCGTAAACCCTTGATTTTAGATGGTGCCCGAAGCCGGAATCGAACCGGCACGCCCTTACGAGCGGGGGATTTTAAGTCCCATGCGTCTACCAGTTTCGCCATTCGGGCGGTAGCGCGATCACGCGGCACTGGAGTTGTAAATAGGCATCAGCCCGTCCAGTGCTTGAAGCAGGGAGAGGAATATATACATCCAGCCCAGGTGAAGCAAGAACGGAGTCTGCAAAAAAAACGCTTCTGCGCTCACTAAAACCCAGTGAAAAAGCACGCTAAATCAGGGATCTACAGCATCCGTTCATCTACCGACAACAAGACCGCCATGCAGCTCGGCACCCGCGTCGGCGGCGGCAAGACTAACATGGCATCCATAGCTAACCAACTGATTTTTAACGACTTATCATCAAGCGGCAGCGCATTTGAAGCGGGCGTCGGGCAGCGCGGATGAACGCACGGGGCGTGGCTGGGCAATCAAGGGTCAGGCCTCGGCCGAAAAACTCAGCGATAACTTGAGCTTGAGCGCTTCGTCCTTGGTTGCGGTCTGTTCGCGCTCCAGTTGGGTGGAAAATACTTGCTTTACCACTGGCGTATCGCGAACTTCAGCGCCCTTGACTTGCGCAACGCCACGATTGAGTTCCAACACTTTGGACAGCTGGGCGTAGGTGTAATTACCAGGGCGCGTATTGCCGACGTTCATGAAGGCCGTCCTTGATATCGAATCAATCCACTGGTGCCTGCGATGGCTGGCAAATGGGATATCCCGGGCACTGCGTCCGATGCGGCGAACAAGGCAGGGGGAGGAAACATGACCTTGGCGCCGATAAAACTCGCCGATTGACCAATGGAGTTCGCCCAGTACACATGACCTCGCCATCCATGAACCGGTAAAGAGTCATAGATACCGGGCGAACGGCATAACGCTATGCGTTCTCAATAACATGTTCAACTGTCAGCAATCACTGGCTGTGCGGATTCAGCCGGCATGATGGGTGAAACCACCGGCAAAGGCCCTGCGTCCGGCCCGCAGTTCGGTGCGCAACTCGCCGATCAGATTGGAAATGTCTCGCACGCTGGTGAGTCCCGCGGTGGAAACCCCGGGTAGCAACAGGTCCACTCGCCCCGTTTCGGCATCGTAGATCTTGATGGTCAGGGCGCCATTGGCAGCCAGGCTGCAGGCGCAGGAAAGGGGGAGAAAGCCGGACTCCAGTATGTGACAAAGCTCGCTGGTGGAGAGCATGGCTGTCTCGCCTGTGTGAGATGGGGTGAGTTTTTCCCGTTGAGGATAGGTCAGCATCTGAGCGTGTGTGTCGAAAAACACACAAGAAATGATAACTGCCTCACAGTTCCTCGATGCTATTGCCACCTGCCACCGAGCCTGCAGTCATCGATGGATTTGCACGAATATTTTCTAGGTTTTCGGCCCTCCACTGTGTAAGTTCCAGCCCATGAACCGGAATCTTTGGCAACGGCGCACCGAGATTATTACCACCTGCATCAGCCAGGTGGGCTAGCGGCTGTCCAAACCGCAACCAACCCGCCTCGAAGGCGGGTTCATGACCGCTCTTCTGAGGCACGCCCCCCCAGGAGACACAACATGAACTCATCGTCCCCCGCCACGCTGCACCTGTTATGCGGCAAGATCGCCTCGGGCAAATCCACCTTGGCCAGTCATCTGGCACAGGCTAGCGGCAGTGTATTGATCAGCGAAGACCAGTGGCTGGCACGGCTGTATCCAGGCCAGATTCACTCGCTCGCGGACTATCTGCAGCATGCCCAACGCCTGAAAGACGTGCTGGAGCCGCTGGTGATCGCCATGCTCCAGGCTGGAACCGATGTCGTACTGGATTTTCCGGCCAACACCCTTGCCCAGCGCGCCGGATTGCGAGCCCTGGCGGATCGGGCCGGAGTCGCCCATCGATTGCACTTTCTGGATGTGGACGAAGACACCTGCCGCACCCGGCTGCGTGAGCGCAACGAGCGGGGCGACCACCCCTTCAGCACCAGCGAGGAGCAGTTCGCGTTGATCTGCCGCTACTTCGTGCCTCCGCAGGCGGATGAAGGACTGCATATCGTCCTGCACCCCGCGGCCTGATGTTCGACCAACGGGCCCTGCAAGGGGCCCGACTGTCAGTCCGGCAAAGGAAATGTGCCGTGACAATGGGCGGCGAGGTCAAATTTCAGGCAAAAAAAAGCCCAAGTAGCTGATGGACACTTGGGACTAAAAATGCATAAACCGTGGTAGGTGAACGCAGGGCTATAGTAACGGAACAGTACATTCTGTAACAAGATATTTTGAGAAAAAAAACGCAAATATAATCACCTAAGTCATTCAATATCCACACTTTTTTTGAGTCTTTGGTTTTTTCAGGCCCGCTCTCCAATGCTTTTTCCTGGTGAAAGGCGACTCCGCGCAAGCGTCACCAGGCTTAAACAAAAGTGCGCTGAAAATTCACAGAATCGCAACAGACAGACGTGCCTGCCCATCATAAATTGCCGGCACCGTTCTCAATGGTGTGCGCTGGTATGAATGACTTTCTCGACGCCCTGCCCCTGGTGCTCTGCCTGACCACCTTTGCCTGGTGCTGCTGGGGCTGAAAGACCTCAACCCCATCGACCACGTCCCCCGCATTGCCCCTCCCACGCCGCCTTTCACCTTCACGCCGACTCGCTTGCCTGGCTGACGCTGAACAGTGCCTGTCCGAGCGCGTGCGCCTGTTCCAGAGCCGGGATCACCTCGCCGCCCTCAGAATCAAAGAGCAATTGCGAGCTCAGCACTCGGGCTCCGCAGTAGTCGAAGATGCCGTGATCGATCTGGGTCTGCATCGCCTGCCGATAACCATGCCGCTCATAAGTACCGGCATCGGCCCCAGCCACACCCAGCAGGTGCACCTGTAACTGTCCGAGTTTCTTCACCAGCTTGGCGTCAGCTCGAAAATCGAAGGCCCAGCCATTGGCGAAAACCCGATCGATCCACCCCTTGAGCAACGCCGGCATGGACCACCAGTACACCGGATAGACCAGCACCAGTGCGTCGGCACGGTCGATACGCGCCTGTTCGGCGAGCACATCCGCAGGAGGCGGCAGCTGAGTGCGATGCACCGCGATATCGGCTGCGGTGAAACGCGGGTCAAATCCTTCAGCCCACAGATCGGCGATCTCGCAGGAATGTTCGCAAGAGCGCCCCAGCCCCTCGGCAATCTGCCGCGCGAGACTGTGGGTCAGGGACTTGGGGTCGTGATGAGCGACCACGATGAGAGCGTGCATGACGAGTACTCCAAAGGACGGATTGCGCAGGATGAACCGGGATCTATATACTTTTAGTAAGTTACGTCTTTTAAGTTACCTTTGGTATATAAGCATGTCAAGCCACCAGAAATCCGCCCCTGCCTCGATACCGCGACGCCGCCTGTCCCGGGAACAGCGCCTGCAACAGTTGATGGCCGTGGCCTGGCAGATTGTCCGCGAGCACGGCACCGAAGCCCTGACATTGGGCCACCTGGCGGAACAGGCCGAGGTCACCAAGCCGGTGGTCTACGACCATTTCGCCACCCGCGCAGTGCTCCTGGCGACGCTCTATGAGGATTTCGACCAGCGCCAGACCGCGCTGATGGATCAGGCCCTGGAAGCCTGCGAACCGACCCTGGCCGCCCGCGCCGCGGTCATTGCCAGCTCTTATGTGGAGTGCGTGCTGCTGCAGGGCCGGGAAATACCGGGGGTCATCGCGGCCCTGGCCAGCTCACCGGAACTGGAGGCCATCAAGCGCGACTACCAACGGCTATTTTTGGAAAAATGCCGCGCCAACCTGGAGCCCTTCGCCGCCGGTGCGAGTCTGACCACGGCCGGCTTGCGGGCAATGCTCGGTGCCGCCGAAGCGCTCTCTCACGCGGCGGCGCTGGGAGAAATCAGCCCCGAACACGCCCAGGAAGAACTGCGCGCCACCATCGTGGCCATGGTTGAAAGAGCGCGCAGCCGCGCCGCCACTGCGAACTAACACGGTTATCCGGACATTGACGACCGCGCTCAGGCGACGGTCCTACAAGGAAGAGGCAATGCTTCTGACCCGCCTGCAACCTCTGGATGAACTGCTCCAGCGCCATCGCCCGGCGCTGGGCAAGGACTTCATCGGCTATCGCAACCATGTGTACCGAGTCATCAACTTCTGCAATCTGCTGGTCGACGCCAACGCCCAGCAGCTGGAAGAACTGGCCATCGCCGGCGCCTTCCACGACCTGGGGATCTGGACCGCCAGCACCTTTGACTACCTGCCTCCCTCACTACAGCTGGCCGACGCCCATCTGGATGAAATCGCCAGGCCCGAATGGAAAAGCGAAGT
This genomic stretch from Pseudomonas sp. Os17 harbors:
- a CDS encoding DUF1652 domain-containing protein codes for the protein MLSTSELCHILESGFLPLSCACSLAANGALTIKIYDAETGRVDLLLPGVSTAGLTSVRDISNLIGELRTELRAGRRAFAGGFTHHAG
- a CDS encoding AAA family ATPase, which codes for MNSSSPATLHLLCGKIASGKSTLASHLAQASGSVLISEDQWLARLYPGQIHSLADYLQHAQRLKDVLEPLVIAMLQAGTDVVLDFPANTLAQRAGLRALADRAGVAHRLHFLDVDEDTCRTRLRERNERGDHPFSTSEEQFALICRYFVPPQADEGLHIVLHPAA
- a CDS encoding NAD(P)H-dependent oxidoreductase, which codes for MHALIVVAHHDPKSLTHSLARQIAEGLGRSCEHSCEIADLWAEGFDPRFTAADIAVHRTQLPPPADVLAEQARIDRADALVLVYPVYWWSMPALLKGWIDRVFANGWAFDFRADAKLVKKLGQLQVHLLGVAGADAGTYERHGYRQAMQTQIDHGIFDYCGARVLSSQLLFDSEGGEVIPALEQAHALGQALFSVSQASESA
- a CDS encoding TetR/AcrR family transcriptional regulator, producing the protein MSSHQKSAPASIPRRRLSREQRLQQLMAVAWQIVREHGTEALTLGHLAEQAEVTKPVVYDHFATRAVLLATLYEDFDQRQTALMDQALEACEPTLAARAAVIASSYVECVLLQGREIPGVIAALASSPELEAIKRDYQRLFLEKCRANLEPFAAGASLTTAGLRAMLGAAEALSHAAALGEISPEHAQEELRATIVAMVERARSRAATAN